The Polyangium aurulentum genomic interval CGCTTGCCGACGGCGCTTGGGCGTCGACCTCGTCGGTCAGATCGCCATTTACGTTCAGTCGCAGCTTCCCGCCTCCGAACACGCATGCCGCATGGATCCAGGTATTGAGCGGCATGTTCGTGATTGAGCCCGACACCACGGGCGCGCATCTGAGCGCGAGCGGCAGGGAGCGGCGATCAGGGCGTTTGATCGACGACGTAGCCGGTCTGGCCGCTGGGGACCGAGACGGAGCCGGACCCGGTGTAGAACACACCGCTCAACGCGAGATTGGCCGGGGTATTCGCGGAGGGGATCGTCTGATACCAGGTGACCTCGGCGATGCCGTTGGTGCTGTTCCCGGAGAGGCGGAGGTGCACGCTGCCATTGTCATAGAGGGCGCCGCCGCTCACCGGGTCGGACGAGAACGACTGCCACGTTGCGATGGCGGGCAGGGCGAACTCCTGCGTGCCGCTGTACGACGGCGGCGTGCCGGTGCCATTCGTGT includes:
- a CDS encoding LamG domain-containing protein; translated protein: MPLNTWIHAACVFGGGKLRLNVNGDLTDEVDAQAPSASEGLNAIGANAPSGDSLDGLIDGVRVWKVARYASECC